In Pseudophryne corroboree isolate aPseCor3 chromosome 2, aPseCor3.hap2, whole genome shotgun sequence, the sequence tgttgatatattatcatGGTGTTCGAAATATCAGTGTGTTATGTATCAGTAATAACTGAATAGAGCATTACCGCTTCATATAGGGCTCTCAAGAAGTTGATCTCATCAGTCAGTGCAGACACCTTAGATTCCAGCTGTACATTGTTCATGTAGGCAGCATCCACGTCCTAATAAAATAATAGAATCAGACATCATTGCACATCTTATCAGCATTAAGAAAATGATGATGGCCATAAATATTTCATGTTTACCTTTTTAAGCACCACAAAATCATTTTCAGCAGCTGTGCGCTTGTGAATTTCATCTTCATATCTGTTGGcaagcaaagaaaaaaacaaagcaaACATTACTGTTTATTTAAGCTGTTTAATTATATTAATCAGAGTTACTATTgccaaataaatataaaaatagcaACTTACTTGCTCTAACGATGTAAAACTACCATAAAAGTTAAGATTAAACATTCCTATTATAAATTATTAGGATTTTCAAAATACAGTGCACATTTAATAACCTAAACTAATTTATGGTTGATGTATTACAAATTATGATTGGACACAATTCACATAcagaaagggggatattcaattttccCCCAAAGAGACATCAGGactaaaaacccccgatgtttcttcgggtgctgcggtcgggctatttaattagctcggccggtaacGAGTGCAGtaacacccgtaaacacacaggttcagtgaaacctgtgtgttttcggatgaaatagccccattttcagatgaaaatggggctgttatcgggcattttgcttcgcctatCAGAGGCAGGTGatgcaaaatccctgataagccgcagcacgtgccggcttatcggggctaattagatagccccggcGGCTACACTTTTCACCCGCAATCGTTgcgggcaaattgaatatccctgaAAGTCTGATACTGTACGGGAATTTGTTAATGATATTTAGTGGGCTCCATGCATTTCCAAAGTAGTTTCAATATACTTAGTACTTCAAGGCCAGCATCAGTCTCTATTTAGCATATTTAGATATACAGTATTTTTTTACTTACTTGGCTTTGAATTCCTCTACAGCATCCTGCATTTGCTTTAATTCACTATCCAAACGCGTCTTATCGCTAGATAGGCTGTCTAGCTGTCTCCGCAGTCCATTAATGTAGGCTTCAAAGAGGGGATCAATATTATTTTTCACTGTCTTGACTCCCTGCTCTTGCAAAAACTTCCATTTGGTCTCCAGAACTTGGTTCTGCTGTTCTAGGAATCTGACCTaaaaaataaccagaatttccaaaAAAAAAAGTCCAACAATAGTAGGTTGGTGATATAAATTGGGGTATAAATGGAAATGAAAGTGATACAGCAAAAAGAGACTAAATCATGTTGTTATAAGATAATACATGAATGTCCTTACCTTGTCAATGAAGGATGCAAACTTGTTGTTAAGAGTCTTAATTTGTTCTCTCTCTTCTGTGCGCACTTTCTGAATTGCTGGGTCGATTTGCAGATTAAGAGGTGCTAATAAGCTTTGGTTAATCGTAACCTGTTGGATTCCACCAGGTGGGCACACCGGAAACTGAGAACCCCCACCAAATCCTTGACCGACACCAAACCCAGAACTGGTTCCAAATCCTGAACCGCTTCCAGCTCCAAAACCAGAATTACTTCCATAACGGGACTGTGAATTTGCATTGACGGAAATTCTTTTATTTCCTGTTAAATTGTATAGGCTTGTGCTACCAAAACCACCGGAACTAGCCCGGCAATTATTTACACCTCCATAACTAGAGCGAGTAGCCGAGGATGAACTGAAGCTGCGATGGTTTGCTAGGGATGGGGCAGCGGAAGCAGCACTGAAGCCTTTTGCTCCTCCAACAGAGTATGTTGTTTGGCGAGACACAGACATGGTCCTTCTGGAACTGATGCTGAGGTTGAGCACAGAAGAGAGGCAAAGTAAATGTCTCAGCGATCAAACCATCCTTTTTATCTGTCTTAGTAGAAGGGTTTGGTCACAGGGTTGTCTATTCATCATCTTGCATCAATGATGGGTTTGGTATGCCTCCTAGCAATATAAACACTGAGCTCATCTGATTAACTCACACCTATTAATATAAAGTGCAAAAAAAATCTGTTTGTATGGGAAATTATTGACCATTTCTAAATTCTAGGAAAAATGTTTCTCTTGGCAAACAAGAAGAGACAAGTATATGCTGAATTAGCGAGAACTCTGGAAAGACAATAGTTCACATTAGATAGTGATCATTGTGATTTCAAGACAACAATATAAATGTAAAATAGCCTAAACAAGTACTGAAATAACAAACAGGGTGTGCTGGTGGAAtaacactaatactaatactaaaacaatataaaaaattaaattaatatttattcTTGCAGATGTAACAACTTAACATAACTACAGAAATATGTTTTATCCTCATGTGAAAagtcaaaaaaaatattttgtgaacacctttcattatgtaagagacagctaATTAAATACATTATTCAGCATTTAAAAGCTAACCACTTAAGAACCCAGTCTAGTAATTCAATTTGTATGTCATTTGTATGGCatccctccggaggaatcccggttaggagagaattcctcagtcttgacagtgacatggcctgcaggactactgatgttcctgactgagaatgaagttgacgttgagggagttggtggtgtggcttgcaggaacttgggtacaagaggaagaagggatttaggtgtcagtggactgcttacgctcttacacaaagtttcacaacttgacactgacttctgatgaatgcgctgtaggtgacgtataagggagcatgtttctaggtggttaacatccttacccctacttattacagattgacagaggcaacacacggcttgacatctgctgtccgtatttgtggagaaataattccacactgaagaggtggctttttttggtattttgcccaggcatcacaatgggcttcttcatcccacggacaacaggtgtctcccccgctgcctcatttaaacaaaccacatcaccatcagaatcctcattgtcaacttcctcctcagcaccagcaatacccatattctcatcctggtgtacttcaacagtgacatcttcaatttgaatatcataaactgaactgtgggtactccttccagcacttgcagggggcgtgcaaatggtggatggatccacct encodes:
- the LOC135006834 gene encoding keratin, type II cytoskeletal 5-like → MSVSRQTTYSVGGAKGFSAASAAPSLANHRSFSSSSATRSSYGGVNNCRASSGGFGSTSLYNLTGNKRISVNANSQSRYGSNSGFGAGSGSGFGTSSGFGVGQGFGGGSQFPVCPPGGIQQVTINQSLLAPLNLQIDPAIQKVRTEEREQIKTLNNKFASFIDKVRFLEQQNQVLETKWKFLQEQGVKTVKNNIDPLFEAYINGLRRQLDSLSSDKTRLDSELKQMQDAVEEFKAKYEDEIHKRTAAENDFVVLKKDVDAAYMNNVQLESKVSALTDEINFLRALYEAELAQMQTQVSDTSVILSMDNNRDLNLQSIIQEVKAQYEEIANRSRAEAESLYQNKYEELRVSAGRHGDDLKNTKSEISELNRLITRLRSEIDNVKKQIVKLQAAIADAEQRGELAVKDAKQKLAELEAALQKAKQDMALQLKEYQDLMNVKLALDIEIATYRKLLEGEENRLTGEGVGPVNISVVSSNYSSSGAGHGYGVGSGSGFAVGSGSGFNGSGSGFSVGGGSGFGLGGYGLGAVSGVSGGQGIGGGSYSVNSLKPAIASGSGSNSSVKVVTTTSSSTTRKV